A segment of the Streptococcus dysgalactiae subsp. dysgalactiae genome:
GTTTGAGAATACTGACCACCAGTTAGTAAATCTGCTGTATAGCGACTAATAATCCCTTTTTTGATTCCGTCCATAGCCACTAAGCGGACATCCTGTAAACTCTCCTTATGCAGTTCATAATAAGAGAGAAGGTCAATAGGAGCTTCCGTAAATACGAGACGTTTAGGTGTTCCAACGTCCAAATGAAAACCTGCTAGACCGTCTGAATGCTTCATGATTTGTTTGAGACGGCCACGTTCAGGATGCTGGACTTTATTTTCAACGATCCCCTGAAGGCTACCGCCGATCATTCGACCGTCTTCCGCAAAACTTTTAAAGATAATAACAGGTTCAAAATAATCACCCTTTTTCAATGTCGCAGAGCTCATACTACCTGATGCGAAAACAAATTCAATGGTCTCATCAGATAGTCCCCGTTCTTCTTTTAAATACTGTCGTCCTAAGTCAAAATCGTGATATTCATAAGGGGCGAGGTAATGCTTAAAGGGTTCTCTAACGTTTGGTGTTACCGTAACCGATTCAAATTGCCCTGTTTCTAAGAAATTGACAGTTTCTCGAAAGCTAGGTTTCTTTCCTGTTAGCTCTTCTTGAATGATTTGGACTAAATCAATGGTATTGGTACCCACGCTTCTTGACCACCAACGAAAGGTGTTAGTTTGGGGATAAATATGAAAACTGTCGTGTTCGTCCCAATAGAGATGCCCACCTGAACCTTGTTTCAAGTTAATTCCTAGTGAACTCGCAACGGCCACAATATCTATAGCGATGAGTTTCTGACGTTGCGATTCAAAACGCTGAGATAATAAATCTCTTGTATTTGCCATAGGTTTTCCTTTCTGCTAAAACAAAAAGAATGGAAGCCTTAAACCTCCACTCGTTGATCCTCAAATGAAATCTCTCCGAAATCTTCTCGGTCTTCAGGGGGAAGTTCAAAAATCTCTCCAGTACCCATATCCACTAGTTTTTTAGAGGTTTCTGGTGTCTGAGAGGAGCTTTCTGAAGGCATTTCAGGATTAGTTACAGGGACTTGGTCATTAACTGACGTCTCAGGAGCTGATTGACGTGTGTTGTCAAAGCCGTTTTCTACTAAGAAGGCTTGGTAGTTAGACATATCAGGAGCCCAAATGTGGTCTTCTGGAATTTGTCCTGTCATGACAGCATCAATAAATTCCGCACCTTCTTCCATAAAGCGTTTATAGTGATACCATGTTTTATCCTGATAGTGATTAGCTAACCAATCTTTCATAGGATGATTTGATACCATGGCTTTCTTATCACGAAAAACATTTTGTTTGGAGATAAAGACTAAGGCTTCATCGACACCGATACGAGCAATCTCATCTGGGGTCATAAGATCCCGTTGATGCGCTTGTCTACTGGTCGTCCCTGTTCTTCGCTGTCCCCGTTGTTCCGAATAACTGGTCTGGGTAATGGTTTGTTTACCTGCACGCATCGAAAAATACTTCATGGTATCTTCATCATTGGTTCCTAAAAATAAAAGCGTTGCACAGTTATTAATCATCGATTTTCTAGCAGGTACACCATATAGGCTGTCTAGTTGACTAATGGCTTGAATGATGATTTTAATAGACATCTCACGGCTACGAATAGAGGCTAGGACTTCGTTAAAGTGTGGCATCTTACCACAATTGGCAAATTCATCGAAGTAGAATTGCACGTGTAATAAATCTTTCAGTTCATAGCCTTTCTTCTGACCTTGGATAATAGCATCTGCACTATGAGTCAATTGGTCAAAAACAACTGTAAAGAATGTGGAAGCCAAGAAGCTATAAGCCTTATTAGTTTCTGAAATGGCCACAAAGACTGCTGTCTTTTCGGTATTCCAAGTATCCATCTCCATCGTATCAGTCTTAATGAGATTTGTTACAGCATCATGATCAAAAATGGAGTACTGAGTGGCCACAATAGCTAAGACACTAGTCCTGGTTTCTGCCTCAAAGTTACTGTTAAAGAGTTCCCACTGTCGACAGGCATAGTTACCTGGTAATTTTTCTTCCAATTGCTTAAACATCTTCTCAACTGCACTGAGTTCCTTTTCATTGGGGCGTTTCAAATTTCTAAGTAAATCTGCCACCATTGATAAGTTCGGTTCATAATGTCTCACCTGGCTATCAAAATAAAGATAGCCAAGTAAAGCACGGTTCAAAAGAAGCTTGGCCTGATTCCAGAAGTCCTCTCCTTCTCGATCTCCCTTTTTTGTCCCTTCGACAATGGCTTCTGTAATGCGATCAATATCCAATTCTGATCTCATATACCTAAAGGGGTTAAACATATCCGAATTGGCTAAGTTAACCAGATCAAAGATTTTGATTTGATAGCCATTTTCTTTTAACATTGTTCCTACTTCTCGGACAAGCAACCCTTTAGGGTCCGTTACGATAAAAGAGGAATTCATTTGCATGAGATTTGGCTTTACATAGGTGTAGGTTTTTCCATCTCCAGGCAGACCTACAACTAAGACATTTTTATTGAGTTGCCGCTCAAACGGCAAGCGCTTATTAAAGAGTCCCATTTGAGCTTCTCTCGAGAAAATCATATTATTTCTTGGTTCTTCATCTTGAAAACCTTTTAATTCTTGGGCTGTTGCCATACGAGCTGAACCCGATTCTTCTCCATGCCGATAATTACCATCTAATCTAATCTTTAGATAGAAAAATAAGCCAACAAAAAAGCCCACTAGTGCAGAAAGAATTGCTAGTGGGCTAGTATTCCAATAAAAGTAAGGTGGTTCCGTTATCTTTTCAAAAACATAGGTATAGGGGGCAAAGAGATTAGTCATATCTGTCTGTGGTGCCATACAATAAAGGATATAAGCACGATGTGTCAGGTAGGCTATAAGCAAACTGAGCAGAAGATAGGGAAGCAATCGTTTACGTTTTAGTTCCATCAGATCCCCTTTCCTTTCTTCTTGTTTTTTACGGCTTCCGTTGATTTCTTAGAGGTTTTCTTGAGGTTTTCAATCTGTTGTTTAGGGGTTAATTCATGAGATTTCTTCATGTATTTATCTAGTGCTTCTTTTGGATTAGACACAATTTCCTGATTGATTTTCCTGAGAGCTTCTTGAATGACCTGTTGATTAGTAGCTTCAAACCAGACTTGCTTGGTGCCATCTCCATTCTTTTTAAAGTGAAAGTTAACCCCTGACTTTTTGAGTTCTTTTCTTAATTTTTCAAGATTAACCTCAGCCTCTTCAAAGTCGATATGATCTTTTGTTCGGGGTAACTGATTGAAATCCTTCCAGGACATCTCCCCTGATTGTTTGTGCTCTTTATAAGTCTTAGCTCCTTGGCTAACAGCATAAGCTAAAAACTGAAATAAGTGCTTCCCTGTATCCAAGGTGACTCGTGACCCTTTTTCCATAACTCGTTCTTGATCCATATGCTTCGTCTCCTTTCTTCATTAGGGGTAAGTGGTTAGTCTTGGCTTTTTGATAACAAGATAGCCATACTGAGCCTTCTTATCAGCCCTGACGGCTAGTGTTAGGCGCTTACTTGATACATGATCTTGTGCTTTTTTGATATTAACTACATAAGTCACAAGGGTTGTATCCCCTTTTGTTTCCTGACTTTCCAGTAAGACGCTGACTGGTATGACTTTCTCTGTTTTAAAATCTTCTTTAGGAAGTTTCTCTGATAAGTAATCTTCTAAATTGAGACTTTGAGAGAAGTAACTGCTAATGAAATAGCGACAAAAGACATCTGCCTTTTGATTGGTCACTACCGTCTCTCCTTTGGGAGTCACCTGCGGTTGTGTCTTAACTAACTGCAAGGTCTCCAAGGACAAGTAGATACTCGCTATCGATAGTACCATCGGCAGCAACCACATCAGCCCTTTTACTAACTTGAAGACGCCCGTTTTAGATTGGGAATCATTGGAATTTGAACTATTAATAGCTTGTGGTTGTTGTTTTGATTCGGAACGTTTCCAGAACGGCTTCTTAGCATCCCCCTTTCGTCCAAATTCACCGATTAATTCCTGAACTTCTTTGTCTTCTTGAGATGGGATGGTTATTTCCATTGATTCCATAATCTCTTCGTTTTTATCCAGATGAAACAGATAAAAGCTAGTCCTCATATTTAACTGCAAGCACCGTTTTTCCTCTCCTTCTAGTGAATATAGAAGAGCTGCCAGATTCTGAAATTCCTGTTCCTTCCCATCAGATTGATTCTGAATGCGAAACATTACCCTTCACCTCCAAATTCTTCTTTGTGAGTGGCTAAAATAGCTTCTAAGCCGTGTAAATCAATACCATATTCGGCCATAATTTCCTGTTGGCGTTTGCTTTCTAAGATGGCAATATCATCTTTTAGCGTTTTGATTTTCTTTTGAAGAGCGTCTTGACTTTCTTGTGCTTTTTCTAGCTGTTTTATCTTATCCTCTAAACGTTCTTGAGTGGATTTCTGACGACGGCTTTTTGATGAACTGGTTTGATTAATATATTCTTCATTTGTCATGTTCTTATCTCCTTTACTTTCTTTAGTCTGTTTCTGAAGGCGTAATTGCTCCATAAGCTTCTTCGCTTTCTGTTAAGTCAGATGAATCTGTTAATAGTAAGGTGCTCATGTGATTCACTAAAAAGTTACCATGAACTTTTGCATAATCTAATTGAATGGTTGTATGATTGACAACTCCCTTTTGTGCCCCTTCTGAATTATTCTTTTCCTTTAAAAGATCGTTTGTATAAATGACCTTGCAAATGACTTGATGATTGATGTGATCAATATAGATTTGTGCTGATTCAAAAGCGTAATTAATAATATAACCTTTATACGTTTGACTCTGAGCCTTATTTTCTTCTGAGACTGTCGCATTATAAAGCCCTTCGGTCATATACTCTTTATACCGCTGACGATTTTCTTCTAAATCTTTCTTCGTATAATAAGCAATTAGAAACTTCTTGACTAATGATTCATTCAGCCGCTTATCATCAGACTTATTTGTCGTTGATACTTTTGTTTCTGAACTATCTTGACTATTTTTACCCATTTGGCCAAATCCAAATCCTATACAGAATATTAGAATAAGACAAACGATCCCAATCGCTCGTTTAAAATAGGTTACTTTTACTGTATCAATCATGATTACTTCTCCTTCTTGTTTTATTATTTAGGTGTCGCAAAGCTATAAAAAGGAGCTGGGCGACAGACTCGATAGTGAATTTTATGTTGAATCCCCCCATAATTGAGTTCAGACACTAAAAATGAGCCATCTGGGTTAACCACTTCTACAATCCCAACATGGCCCCATTGTGGAAATGTCCCATCAAAACCGCCCGCCGTTGAAACAACAGCTCCCTTGATGGGAGTTGGACTATATCGCCAGCCTTTAGCAACCAAAGATGCCACCCAATTTTGGCCATTACCTAAATAGCCATAAGAACCTGATAAATCGGTAATACTACCTAGCTCCACTAGACGATTGTAGCTATACCAAGTACACTGTCCTACAGGATAACCATTACCAGCCTGTGTCGTCATCGCTCTTTGGGTTGGTGGGTTAGGAAACCTAGAACGATACTCTTCTGGGAAGTTATACGATGAAGCAAGCGTACCTCCACCTACAATATTAGGGTATTTAAACCAAGAAAGTGCTTGCTTGGCAATAGCTTGTCTCTGAGCTAATTTATTACCAGGTACACCTTCCCATTTGGCTAAGAACTCGGCTGTTAAACTATTCAGATCACTGTGCCCAGTCGCAATCTGTTTAAAGATGTTAATGTAGTAAGGATTATCCCCTTCCAACATAAATTGAACTTGTAACTCTAGACTATACCACTTTTTACCTTTACGTTTAGCGTAGGCTCGTAATAACGTATTACGATTCGCACCGTCAGAGGTATCTGTCCATTGTCCTAAACCGAGTCCTCGATGAAGGATATTCGGATAGCCACCGCCATAAATGGCCGGGCCACCTAACGTTAACCAGGACTCGTCATCCCAAGAAGAGTCAGAAGCGCCTACTGGCGGGCTGAGGTAGT
Coding sequences within it:
- a CDS encoding VirD4-like conjugal transfer protein, CD1115 family, whose product is MELKRKRLLPYLLLSLLIAYLTHRAYILYCMAPQTDMTNLFAPYTYVFEKITEPPYFYWNTSPLAILSALVGFFVGLFFYLKIRLDGNYRHGEESGSARMATAQELKGFQDEEPRNNMIFSREAQMGLFNKRLPFERQLNKNVLVVGLPGDGKTYTYVKPNLMQMNSSFIVTDPKGLLVREVGTMLKENGYQIKIFDLVNLANSDMFNPFRYMRSELDIDRITEAIVEGTKKGDREGEDFWNQAKLLLNRALLGYLYFDSQVRHYEPNLSMVADLLRNLKRPNEKELSAVEKMFKQLEEKLPGNYACRQWELFNSNFEAETRTSVLAIVATQYSIFDHDAVTNLIKTDTMEMDTWNTEKTAVFVAISETNKAYSFLASTFFTVVFDQLTHSADAIIQGQKKGYELKDLLHVQFYFDEFANCGKMPHFNEVLASIRSREMSIKIIIQAISQLDSLYGVPARKSMINNCATLLFLGTNDEDTMKYFSMRAGKQTITQTSYSEQRGQRRTGTTSRQAHQRDLMTPDEIARIGVDEALVFISKQNVFRDKKAMVSNHPMKDWLANHYQDKTWYHYKRFMEEGAEFIDAVMTGQIPEDHIWAPDMSNYQAFLVENGFDNTRQSAPETSVNDQVPVTNPEMPSESSSQTPETSKKLVDMGTGEIFELPPEDREDFGEISFEDQRVEV
- a CDS encoding DUF3801 domain-containing protein, with product MDQERVMEKGSRVTLDTGKHLFQFLAYAVSQGAKTYKEHKQSGEMSWKDFNQLPRTKDHIDFEEAEVNLEKLRKELKKSGVNFHFKKNGDGTKQVWFEATNQQVIQEALRKINQEIVSNPKEALDKYMKKSHELTPKQQIENLKKTSKKSTEAVKNKKKGKGI